In one Methanothermobacter sp. genomic region, the following are encoded:
- a CDS encoding methanogenesis marker 8 protein, with the protein MDEHVIEALGKTRVTVRDGKVVHVSKPLIHYCPLFHRYRGIEKITPEAVRQNIEFRIKDFGMCTANRELRMRDFLSFGISEIISTLLAEGEVEAAVMVCDGAGTVIVTEPELAQGIGGRISGFISTSPKKNVIEKIGPENVLDTHKATIDQVKGVERALEMGYRRVAVTVKDPDEAEQLRKIRDEEIYLFAVHLTGIDYRGAEKIINTCDVVTSCASKYIRRIADRRALLKVGSSIPIYACTKKGKRFIELRMERIGAAGNKNPEKNPVSPEPLV; encoded by the coding sequence GTGGATGAACATGTAATAGAGGCCCTGGGCAAAACCAGGGTTACAGTGAGGGACGGTAAGGTGGTCCATGTATCTAAGCCACTCATCCACTACTGCCCCCTCTTTCACAGGTATCGTGGCATTGAAAAGATCACACCCGAGGCGGTCCGCCAGAATATTGAATTCCGCATCAAGGATTTTGGCATGTGCACAGCCAACCGTGAATTAAGGATGAGGGATTTTCTATCATTTGGTATCTCAGAGATTATCTCAACGCTCCTTGCTGAGGGGGAGGTGGAAGCGGCCGTGATGGTCTGCGATGGAGCAGGAACAGTCATTGTAACAGAACCGGAACTTGCACAGGGTATAGGTGGGAGGATATCAGGTTTCATTAGCACATCCCCCAAAAAGAATGTTATAGAAAAAATTGGTCCTGAAAATGTTCTTGACACTCATAAGGCAACAATAGACCAGGTTAAGGGCGTTGAAAGGGCACTCGAAATGGGCTACCGAAGAGTTGCAGTCACAGTTAAGGATCCAGATGAGGCAGAGCAGTTAAGGAAAATTCGGGATGAAGAAATATACCTCTTTGCAGTTCACCTCACAGGAATAGATTACAGGGGCGCAGAGAAGATAATCAATACATGTGATGTTGTAACATCATGCGCATCAAAATACATAAGGAGGATAGCGGATAGAAGAGCTCTTCTTAAAGTTGGCTCCTCAATACCCATATACGCATGCACAAAAAAGGGTAAGAGATTCATTGAACTCAGAATGGAAAGAATAGGAGCTGCGGGTAATAAAAATCCAGAAAAAAATCCAGTGTCACCTGAACCACTTGTATAA
- a CDS encoding CBS domain-containing protein, producing the protein MIRKLRARDIMLRDVIVANPEDLVAAANLKMVRANVGGVPVVEDGRLVGLITHRDILLAGGEALKLRVKDIMSKDLVVVHEDTPISRISRIMADTGYQRLPVVKNDRLVGLITQSCIIKAVADHL; encoded by the coding sequence ATGATTAGGAAGCTCCGTGCAAGGGACATAATGCTGCGGGATGTTATTGTGGCTAATCCAGAGGATCTTGTGGCTGCTGCCAACCTCAAGATGGTCCGTGCAAATGTCGGTGGTGTACCCGTTGTGGAGGACGGCAGGCTTGTTGGGCTTATAACACACAGAGATATTCTTCTTGCCGGTGGTGAGGCCCTGAAACTGCGGGTGAAGGATATCATGAGCAAGGACCTTGTTGTTGTCCATGAGGATACGCCAATAAGCAGGATAAGCAGGATAATGGCAGATACAGGCTATCAGAGATTGCCTGTTGTGAAAAATGATAGACTCGTGGGCCTTATAACTCAGAGCTGCATCATAAAGGCTGTTGCAGACCACCTTTAG
- the thiC gene encoding phosphomethylpyrimidine synthase, with protein sequence MTQMEDAKKGNITPEMEEVARKENIDIQILIKSIADGRAVIPSNVNRSSSPCGIGDGLSTKINANIGSSSKMEDIDLEVEKAMTAVEYGADAVMDLSTGTMLREVRRSILEAVDVPVGTVPIYEAGVKAFESSGSVVDMDEDDMFRTIENQARDGVDFMTVHSGITLETVERVQRSDRIMGIVSRGGAFLAAWIIHNQEENPLYSNYDYLLELAYEYDITLSLGDGLRPGCLADASDIPQIQELLTLADLVSRARDADVQCMVEGPGHMPLDQIAANMKIEKSVCDGAPFYVLGPIVTDMAPGYDHISAAIGGAVAAMNGADFLCYVTPAEHLAIPGVEDVIEGVVASRIAAQAADAASKLPGAWKSELEMANARKSFDWNRQFEMAFDSRKPAEYRMQCPIDDSEMCTMCGEYCALRILRGD encoded by the coding sequence GTGACTCAGATGGAAGATGCAAAAAAGGGCAATATAACCCCCGAAATGGAGGAGGTAGCCCGGAAGGAGAACATTGATATTCAGATTCTCATAAAAAGCATTGCAGATGGCAGGGCTGTCATACCATCCAATGTTAATAGAAGTTCATCACCATGCGGCATAGGGGATGGCCTTTCAACGAAGATAAATGCAAATATTGGTTCATCCTCAAAGATGGAGGACATTGATCTTGAAGTTGAAAAGGCAATGACCGCCGTAGAATATGGTGCAGATGCGGTCATGGACCTAAGTACCGGTACAATGCTCCGGGAAGTCAGAAGGTCTATACTGGAAGCTGTAGACGTACCCGTTGGAACAGTACCCATCTATGAGGCTGGTGTTAAGGCCTTTGAATCCAGTGGATCCGTTGTGGACATGGATGAGGATGACATGTTCAGGACAATAGAGAACCAGGCCAGGGATGGCGTTGACTTCATGACAGTGCACTCCGGGATAACCCTTGAGACAGTTGAGAGGGTCCAGCGATCAGACAGGATAATGGGTATAGTGAGTAGGGGAGGAGCATTCCTTGCGGCTTGGATAATCCACAACCAGGAAGAAAACCCCCTCTACAGCAACTATGACTACCTCCTTGAACTGGCATATGAATACGATATAACACTGAGCCTTGGGGATGGTCTTAGACCCGGCTGCCTTGCAGATGCATCGGATATACCACAGATCCAGGAACTGCTAACCCTTGCGGATCTTGTATCAAGGGCCCGTGATGCAGATGTCCAGTGCATGGTTGAGGGTCCTGGCCACATGCCACTAGACCAGATCGCAGCAAACATGAAGATAGAGAAGTCTGTCTGTGATGGCGCACCGTTCTATGTCCTTGGCCCTATAGTCACAGACATGGCCCCCGGGTATGACCATATAAGCGCGGCCATCGGTGGTGCAGTCGCGGCAATGAATGGGGCTGACTTCCTCTGCTATGTAACACCCGCGGAACACCTCGCCATACCAGGCGTTGAGGATGTTATTGAGGGGGTGGTGGCTTCCAGGATAGCTGCACAGGCCGCGGACGCCGCCAGCAAATTGCCAGGGGCATGGAAGTCTGAACTTGAAATGGCAAATGCAAGGAAATCCTTTGACTGGAATAGACAGTTTGAAATGGCATTCGACTCAAGAAAACCCGCAGAATACAGGATGCAGTGCCCCATCGATGATTCAGAGATGTGCACCATGTGCGGGGAATACTGCGCCCTGAGGATCCTCAGAGGTGATTGA
- a CDS encoding glutaredoxin family protein: MKFEHVNGTKKAKIRLFALSTCGWCKKTRELLEDLGVAYDYIYVDLLQGDEREKALEELRKWNPSLSFPTLVIDDEDVIVGFDSISIKSAIR, translated from the coding sequence ATGAAATTTGAACATGTCAACGGCACCAAAAAGGCAAAGATCCGGCTTTTTGCCCTGAGCACATGTGGCTGGTGCAAAAAAACCCGTGAATTGCTGGAAGATCTTGGGGTGGCCTATGATTACATATACGTCGACCTTCTCCAGGGTGATGAACGAGAAAAAGCCCTCGAGGAACTTCGAAAGTGGAACCCATCCCTCTCATTCCCCACACTTGTGATAGATGATGAGGATGTTATTGTGGGATTCGATTCAATCTCAATAAAATCAGCCATCAGGTAG
- a CDS encoding ferredoxin-thioredoxin reductase catalytic domain-containing protein — protein sequence MADELEALYREIRESAERSGYKINPDREFVMELLRGILTNRERYGYDSCPCRLASGNPEEDSDIVCPCDYRDYDLEEYGTCYCGLYVADEDVEFKSIPERRNMEKYLIGKFGLKIPVLRCRVCGYLCARKAPPEPCPICGVSGKFDVFLE from the coding sequence ATGGCTGATGAACTTGAAGCACTCTACAGAGAGATCAGGGAATCTGCAGAGAGATCAGGCTATAAAATCAACCCTGACAGGGAATTTGTCATGGAACTCCTGCGGGGGATCCTCACAAACCGTGAGAGGTATGGATATGATTCCTGCCCCTGCCGGCTTGCATCTGGTAATCCAGAGGAGGACAGCGATATAGTATGCCCCTGTGATTACAGGGACTATGATCTTGAAGAGTATGGAACATGCTACTGCGGCCTCTACGTTGCGGATGAGGATGTGGAGTTTAAATCAATCCCTGAGAGAAGAAATATGGAAAAATATTTGATTGGAAAATTTGGCCTTAAGATCCCGGTACTCCGGTGTCGTGTGTGCGGTTATCTATGCGCAAGGAAGGCACCACCCGAACCATGCCCCATATGTGGTGTCAGCGGAAAATTTGATGTCTTCCTTGAATAG
- a CDS encoding winged helix-turn-helix domain-containing protein → MLEGYSEVKEDVRFIFGSEVRLKILLALMNGPMELSEMRSVIRSSSSTILHAIYQLEEKRLVSRTNRKYELSVTGRIISLKVQGIIGSLLALKDLSEFFLDHDLSSIPDHLLSSIEALAGATILESKPENLMEPYEVIAKNSLNSERVWVLSGVYHPFYEDLLRSGTEVEIILSEDLIASIGTDLPQNAGIHSIPAKLKFSLIITEGSMALSLFLSDGLYDPSRFLFSRDDEAIGWAWSLFRHFTDDGVG, encoded by the coding sequence TTGCTGGAAGGGTACAGCGAAGTCAAAGAGGATGTCAGGTTCATTTTTGGCTCTGAGGTGAGACTGAAAATCCTCCTCGCCCTCATGAATGGTCCCATGGAGCTATCAGAGATGAGGTCAGTCATAAGATCGAGTTCATCAACGATTTTACATGCTATATATCAGCTTGAAGAGAAAAGATTGGTCTCAAGGACCAACCGCAAGTATGAACTTTCGGTAACGGGGAGGATAATATCCCTTAAAGTTCAGGGTATCATAGGGTCACTCCTTGCTCTTAAAGATCTGTCAGAATTCTTCCTTGACCATGACCTGTCATCAATACCGGATCACCTACTATCCAGCATAGAAGCACTCGCAGGGGCCACTATTCTCGAATCAAAGCCAGAGAACCTCATGGAACCATATGAGGTGATTGCAAAGAACTCCCTGAATTCAGAGAGGGTCTGGGTCCTATCTGGGGTATATCACCCCTTCTATGAGGATCTCCTGAGGTCAGGGACGGAGGTTGAGATAATACTTTCAGAGGACCTTATAGCCTCCATTGGAACTGATTTGCCTCAGAATGCTGGTATTCATTCCATACCAGCGAAGCTTAAGTTCAGCCTCATAATAACGGAGGGTTCAATGGCCCTATCTCTTTTCCTATCAGATGGCCTCTATGATCCATCACGGTTCCTCTTTTCAAGGGATGATGAGGCAATTGGATGGGCATGGAGCCTCTTCAGACACTTTACAGACGATGGAGTTGGATAG
- a CDS encoding ATP-dependent DNA ligase → MLYIELAEVYRELESTTKRLEKTDILAELFSSVERDLLPVVTLLMLGRVFPIWSEEELGVGIKLLMRAISTVVGVSVDEIEDAIREEGDIGLASEKLFSKKTQTTFFSQPLTVEFVYDKLRSLTSVTGERAQARKIGILVEVLSQAKPLEARYITRTVLEELRVGVAEGIIRDAISRASGADPSLVERAHMLTNDLGMVAVVAMEEGNSGLEKLNLEPGRPVKPMLAQLAESIESAIGELGRAFCETKYDGIRVQIHRKGDEVSIFTRRLENITAAVPDILDGVEKALPDEDYIVEGEIIVTIEGRPASFQYILQRVRRKYDIERLRRKVPLSLFLFDVLYYGRPLIDEPLRERRRVLESIISEIPGEIEASRMVDVRPDNIEKALWLFRESIREGHEGIMIKDTESPYIPGIRGKKMLKFKAEPETLDLIVVGGTYGRGKRAHLIGSYLLAARDDYTGELVTVAHVATGLDDETLQELSERMENLAIERKGRKLRVRPEIILEVAYSEIVRSPEYESGYSLRFPVVKRIRDDLSPEDIDTVSRIESMFRA, encoded by the coding sequence TTGCTCTATATTGAACTTGCAGAGGTCTACAGAGAACTGGAATCAACAACAAAGCGCCTAGAAAAGACAGATATCCTTGCAGAGCTCTTCAGCAGCGTTGAAAGGGACCTTTTACCTGTGGTGACCCTCCTCATGCTTGGAAGGGTTTTCCCAATCTGGAGTGAGGAGGAACTCGGGGTTGGCATCAAACTTCTCATGAGGGCAATATCAACAGTCGTGGGGGTTTCGGTTGATGAAATAGAAGATGCAATAAGGGAAGAGGGTGATATAGGACTCGCAAGTGAGAAACTCTTCTCAAAGAAAACCCAGACAACCTTCTTTTCGCAACCACTCACGGTTGAATTTGTTTATGATAAACTGCGCTCACTGACATCTGTAACAGGTGAAAGGGCCCAGGCAAGAAAGATAGGAATACTCGTTGAGGTACTATCCCAGGCAAAACCCCTTGAGGCACGTTACATCACCAGGACGGTCCTTGAGGAACTCCGGGTGGGGGTTGCAGAGGGTATCATAAGGGATGCCATCTCCAGGGCCTCAGGAGCCGACCCCTCACTTGTTGAGAGGGCCCACATGCTCACCAATGACCTGGGTATGGTGGCCGTCGTTGCAATGGAGGAGGGTAATTCGGGCCTTGAGAAGCTGAACCTTGAACCTGGAAGGCCTGTAAAGCCAATGCTTGCACAGCTTGCTGAGAGCATAGAATCTGCGATAGGGGAACTTGGAAGGGCATTCTGTGAGACAAAGTATGATGGTATAAGGGTCCAGATACACAGAAAGGGAGACGAGGTATCCATTTTCACACGGAGACTTGAAAACATAACTGCGGCGGTCCCTGACATCCTTGATGGCGTTGAAAAGGCGCTCCCGGATGAAGACTACATAGTTGAGGGTGAGATCATCGTCACAATTGAGGGCAGACCCGCTTCATTCCAGTACATACTCCAGCGGGTCAGGAGAAAGTATGATATAGAACGATTGAGGAGGAAGGTTCCCCTTTCCCTCTTCCTCTTCGACGTACTCTATTATGGAAGGCCCCTTATCGACGAACCACTTAGGGAGAGGAGGAGGGTTCTTGAATCAATCATCTCGGAGATTCCAGGGGAGATTGAGGCGAGCCGGATGGTTGATGTGCGCCCAGATAATATTGAGAAAGCCCTGTGGCTCTTCAGGGAATCAATAAGGGAGGGTCATGAGGGTATAATGATAAAGGACACAGAGTCACCCTATATACCTGGTATAAGGGGTAAAAAGATGCTTAAATTCAAGGCCGAACCCGAAACACTGGACCTCATTGTGGTTGGCGGTACCTATGGTCGCGGAAAAAGGGCCCACCTCATTGGTTCATACCTTCTGGCTGCAAGGGATGATTATACAGGTGAGCTTGTAACGGTGGCTCATGTTGCAACGGGACTGGATGATGAAACCCTCCAGGAACTCTCAGAGAGGATGGAGAATCTTGCCATTGAGAGGAAGGGGAGGAAACTGCGGGTCAGGCCCGAAATAATACTTGAGGTGGCCTACAGTGAAATAGTCCGCAGCCCTGAGTATGAGAGCGGCTACTCCCTTCGATTTCCTGTTGTAAAACGCATAAGGGATGATCTGAGCCCTGAGGACATTGATACGGTTTCCCGTATAGAGTCAATGTTCAGGGCCTGA
- a CDS encoding exodeoxyribonuclease VII large subunit has product MGFILDDRALLLISVLIGIVGFIGMIVSSASLTPPIVRVSDLDRSMMDREITVEGTVEAVHELESGILLLKINDGTGTVTAVAFKSVSEAMELSPEILGGMRIQVTGRVKEYRGALEIVVEKPAAIRLKSFGS; this is encoded by the coding sequence ATGGGTTTCATACTGGATGACAGGGCACTGCTCCTCATATCGGTTTTAATCGGAATAGTGGGGTTTATTGGAATGATAGTATCATCAGCATCACTCACACCCCCCATTGTTAGAGTTTCAGATCTGGACAGGTCCATGATGGACAGGGAGATTACAGTTGAGGGTACAGTGGAGGCGGTTCATGAACTCGAATCCGGGATTTTACTTTTAAAAATAAATGATGGGACAGGAACAGTAACCGCTGTGGCATTTAAATCCGTCTCGGAGGCCATGGAACTGAGTCCTGAAATCTTAGGTGGAATGAGGATCCAGGTAACCGGAAGGGTTAAGGAGTATCGCGGGGCACTGGAGATAGTTGTTGAGAAACCAGCGGCCATCAGGTTAAAATCATTTGGGAGCTAG
- a CDS encoding carbonic anhydrase codes for MVIKDILSENRKFVKEEGPLLNAKPAKGLCIITCMDSRLTEFLEEALGIGRGDAKIIRNAGNIVDDGALRSAAVAIYALGVREIIIVGHTDCGMTRLDRDQIVSEMRKLGVEEDVIENFSLSTLNPIADEEENVIEGIRRLRSSPLIPESVKVHGLIIDIATGELKPLHMDE; via the coding sequence ATGGTTATTAAGGATATCCTCTCTGAAAACAGAAAATTTGTTAAGGAAGAAGGGCCTCTTCTGAACGCAAAACCAGCAAAGGGCCTCTGCATCATCACCTGTATGGACTCAAGGCTCACAGAATTCCTTGAGGAGGCCCTCGGGATAGGCAGGGGTGATGCAAAGATAATAAGGAATGCAGGAAACATCGTGGATGATGGTGCTTTGAGGTCAGCTGCAGTGGCCATATATGCCCTTGGTGTGCGGGAGATAATCATAGTGGGGCACACAGACTGTGGAATGACACGCCTTGATAGGGATCAGATAGTATCAGAGATGAGGAAACTTGGCGTTGAGGAGGATGTCATTGAAAATTTCAGCCTCAGCACACTTAACCCAATAGCCGATGAGGAGGAAAACGTGATCGAGGGTATCAGGAGGCTGCGGTCATCGCCACTTATACCTGAATCAGTAAAGGTCCATGGCCTTATAATTGACATAGCCACAGGTGAACTGAAACCATTACATATGGATGAGTGA
- the glmM gene encoding phosphoglucosamine mutase, which produces MQSIIIHEVIKMKRLFGTFGVRRLANEVLTPEFASKLAAAYGSIVDGKIAVGGDTRTSTVMIKNAVISGLLSSGCDVVDLGILPTPAVQYAVRNYYEGGVIVTASHNPPEYNGIKFVDADGIGIPDDMEEEIEDIFFQEKFKRASWDEMGHLTVNQGIIDEYQEEVIKRVDAEAIRKRNFRVVVDCGCGAGSYTMPYILRKLGCSVVTLNSQPDGFFPGRDPEPVPENLSELMETVRSTGADLGIAHDGDADRTICIDEKGQFVLGDRTFALVEKRMLQENAGGIIVTTVATSSAIYDVAEENNGEVITTAVGDLLVARKLKETGGLFGGEENGGLIFPDFVYGRDAALTAAKILEIMAHEGRPLSELVSELPSYYSEKKKIKCPDEIKGDVMKLVTEMVKSEPGVRDIDTTDGVKIFRDNGWVIIRPSGTEPIFRCFAESDTQENATKMAEWGISLVREAIDKLENA; this is translated from the coding sequence TTGCAATCAATAATCATACATGAGGTTATAAAAATGAAAAGGCTTTTCGGTACATTTGGTGTTAGGAGACTTGCAAATGAGGTTTTAACACCTGAATTTGCATCTAAACTTGCAGCGGCATATGGTTCCATTGTAGATGGTAAAATCGCTGTTGGAGGGGATACAAGGACATCCACGGTCATGATAAAAAATGCAGTTATATCAGGCCTCCTATCAAGTGGATGCGATGTTGTTGATCTGGGAATACTGCCAACACCGGCGGTCCAGTATGCGGTGAGGAATTACTATGAGGGGGGTGTTATCGTAACCGCTTCCCACAATCCCCCAGAGTACAATGGCATAAAATTCGTTGACGCTGACGGTATAGGTATCCCGGATGATATGGAGGAGGAAATAGAGGATATATTCTTCCAGGAAAAATTTAAGAGGGCTTCATGGGATGAGATGGGTCATCTAACAGTTAACCAGGGCATAATAGATGAGTACCAGGAGGAGGTTATAAAGAGGGTTGATGCAGAGGCCATCAGAAAGAGAAACTTCAGGGTAGTTGTGGACTGCGGTTGCGGCGCCGGATCCTACACAATGCCCTACATCCTCAGGAAACTGGGCTGCAGTGTTGTGACCCTTAATTCCCAGCCTGATGGGTTTTTCCCTGGCCGTGACCCTGAACCTGTCCCTGAGAACCTCTCTGAGCTCATGGAGACTGTCAGATCAACGGGGGCTGATCTGGGGATAGCCCATGATGGCGACGCCGATAGAACAATATGTATAGATGAGAAGGGCCAGTTTGTCCTCGGTGATAGGACCTTCGCCCTTGTTGAGAAGAGGATGCTTCAGGAGAACGCTGGCGGAATAATAGTTACGACAGTTGCGACATCCTCAGCAATATATGACGTGGCAGAGGAGAATAATGGTGAGGTGATAACAACCGCTGTGGGGGACCTCCTTGTGGCCAGAAAACTTAAAGAGACAGGGGGCCTTTTTGGAGGCGAGGAGAATGGTGGCTTGATATTTCCTGACTTTGTATATGGGAGGGATGCCGCCCTTACAGCCGCAAAAATCCTTGAGATAATGGCACATGAAGGAAGGCCCCTCTCTGAACTTGTATCAGAGCTGCCATCATATTACTCCGAGAAAAAGAAGATAAAATGTCCCGATGAAATCAAGGGGGATGTCATGAAACTGGTGACTGAAATGGTGAAGAGTGAACCGGGTGTTAGAGATATAGATACAACTGATGGCGTTAAAATCTTCAGGGATAATGGTTGGGTTATAATAAGGCCTTCGGGCACGGAACCAATATTCAGATGCTTTGCGGAGTCTGATACACAGGAGAATGCCACTAAAATGGCGGAATGGGGAATATCCCTTGTGAGAGAAGCTATTGATAAACTTGAAAATGCTTAG
- a CDS encoding tetratricopeptide repeat protein has translation MPILSFSSRDIDLVTGKRTMTIRRKWKRPLKVGDRLHCYWNLVSKDREKVFEAVVTDVETVSFGELRKNDALAREDGFRDARELEEEFKRMYQGDVDDETEFQVIRFRKLPVEEWEGKKIDEKAMITRRADILFDSGKFNKSRLCYTAALRIDPEDVYVLNRLADNLTRLGRFDEALENYRKAIRIDPENPYIWNNMAITLLNAGDVDKALEASSRALKIRPHDPALLYWRGVMLEVAEKPFEALEFYEKAIERDPRNAELWTARGNLLSELGRTEDALESYNNALELVLEDEQDPNLWNRKGNALLELERFDEAVECYRRAIEMDPENDVYWTNLGVALLELERFEEALDSFNRALQLNPENEDAEILREECLENL, from the coding sequence TTGCCCATACTATCATTCAGCAGCAGGGACATTGACCTTGTAACAGGAAAAAGGACCATGACCATACGCCGTAAATGGAAAAGACCCCTCAAGGTAGGTGATCGCCTTCACTGTTACTGGAACCTTGTCTCCAAGGACCGTGAGAAGGTATTCGAGGCAGTGGTCACAGACGTTGAAACCGTCAGTTTCGGTGAGCTCAGGAAAAACGATGCGCTGGCAAGGGAGGATGGTTTCAGGGATGCCAGAGAACTGGAGGAAGAATTCAAAAGGATGTATCAGGGTGATGTGGATGATGAAACCGAATTCCAGGTTATAAGGTTCAGGAAGCTTCCGGTAGAGGAATGGGAGGGTAAAAAGATCGATGAAAAGGCCATGATAACCAGGAGGGCTGACATACTCTTTGATTCAGGAAAATTCAATAAGTCCCGCCTGTGTTACACTGCAGCCCTGCGAATCGACCCTGAAGATGTTTACGTGCTCAACAGACTGGCGGACAATCTCACAAGGCTTGGGAGATTCGATGAAGCCCTTGAAAACTACAGGAAAGCCATAAGAATAGATCCTGAAAATCCGTATATATGGAACAACATGGCCATAACCCTCCTTAATGCCGGTGACGTGGATAAGGCGCTTGAGGCAAGTTCAAGGGCGCTGAAGATAAGGCCCCATGACCCTGCCCTGCTTTACTGGAGGGGTGTTATGCTCGAGGTGGCTGAAAAACCTTTTGAAGCCCTTGAATTCTATGAGAAGGCAATTGAAAGGGACCCCCGGAATGCTGAATTATGGACCGCAAGGGGAAACCTGCTCTCAGAACTGGGAAGGACAGAGGATGCCCTTGAATCCTACAACAATGCCCTTGAACTGGTTCTTGAAGATGAACAGGACCCCAATCTCTGGAATCGCAAGGGCAACGCCCTTCTTGAGCTTGAAAGATTTGATGAGGCCGTTGAATGCTACAGAAGGGCCATTGAAATGGATCCAGAGAATGATGTCTACTGGACCAACCTTGGTGTTGCGCTGCTGGAACTTGAAAGATTTGAGGAGGCCCTGGACTCATTCAACAGGGCCCTCCAGTTAAACCCTGAAAATGAGGATGCGGAGATACTCCGGGAGGAGTGCCTTGAAAACCTCTAA
- a CDS encoding anaerobic ribonucleoside-triphosphate reductase activating protein — protein sequence MKIGSMAVSTLEYPRKLSLVIFTGGCNFRCPYCHNPELIDGGVEADLSDILKDMEKYADFVDAVVVSGGEPLLQVDDVEVVLRHARSLGLHTKLDTNGYSPGALRRLLPLLDYVAVDVKAPFHRYRELAGARCDGVRESLRLLAGSDVTVECRTTFVPGLMDEEDLKIIAESIDCDIYVIQQFRNRVVLDEKLKDLEPPSPRMLRELALKIKKYFRKVKIRTEEFGEEEIQ from the coding sequence ATGAAAATAGGTTCAATGGCAGTTTCAACCCTTGAATATCCACGTAAACTCTCCCTTGTGATATTCACGGGGGGTTGTAACTTCAGGTGCCCCTACTGCCATAACCCTGAACTCATAGACGGTGGTGTGGAAGCTGATCTCTCAGATATCCTGAAGGATATGGAAAAATACGCCGACTTTGTTGATGCCGTCGTGGTGAGTGGTGGCGAGCCCCTCCTCCAGGTGGACGATGTTGAGGTAGTACTGCGGCACGCGCGTTCCCTGGGGCTCCATACAAAACTTGACACCAATGGCTACTCCCCTGGGGCCCTCCGGAGGTTGCTGCCCTTGCTTGATTATGTTGCAGTGGATGTGAAGGCCCCCTTCCACCGTTACAGGGAACTAGCCGGTGCGAGATGTGATGGTGTTAGGGAGAGCCTCCGTCTTCTTGCAGGCTCAGATGTTACTGTTGAATGCCGTACAACCTTTGTGCCGGGCCTCATGGACGAGGAGGACCTTAAGATTATCGCAGAGTCCATAGACTGTGACATCTACGTTATCCAGCAGTTCAGGAACAGGGTGGTCCTGGATGAAAAATTGAAGGACCTTGAGCCCCCATCACCACGAATGCTCAGGGAACTTGCACTCAAGATCAAAAAATATTTCAGGAAGGTTAAGATACGCACCGAGGAATTCGGAGAGGAAGAAATTCAATAA